One genomic region from Prunus persica cultivar Lovell chromosome G3, Prunus_persica_NCBIv2, whole genome shotgun sequence encodes:
- the LOC18784416 gene encoding thionin-like protein 2 encodes MRSMDKKELRSLAVAYLVLGMMLVGQSTASFESCYGSCFILCVIIPNNTVGSCTLECLKDCIIPNPPLGQSNIQNHNQYDFCKLGCASTLCSNFSTKQNPEVEKVSGCVDSCSGRCKIKITSPPKKNL; translated from the exons ATGAGATCGATGGATAAGAAGGAATTGAGGTCACTGGCGGTCGCTTATTTGGTGCTGGGGATGATGCTTGTGGGTCAGTCCACTGCTTCTTTCGAAAGCTGCTATGGGAGCTGCTTCATCCTCTGTGTCATCATTCCTAACAACACGGTTGGCTCATGCACCCTTGAATGCTTGAAAGATTGCATCATTCCAAACCCTCCTTTAGGTCAGAGTAATATCCAAAACCACAATCAGTATGACTTCTGCAAGCTTGGATGTGCTTCTACCTTGTGTTCCAATTTCAGCACTAAACAAAACCCAG AGGTAGAGAAAGTGAGCGGCTGCGTGGATTCTTGCTCAGGGAGATGTAAAATCAAGATTACCTCACCGCCTAAGAAGAATTTATGA
- the LOC18784433 gene encoding thionin-like protein 2, producing MENRVMCLVMGCLVLGFLVAQSSAVDNPGCYGNCVDKCRKTKGLFGVAACGVICIAECAFDSPSLHSVPKNSHYFCKVGCASSLCASLLDQENPDIEKVGGCVDSCSDRCASNTFLPPNKN from the exons ATGGAGAATAGAGTTATGTGTTTAGTGATGGGTTGCTTGGTGTTAGGGTTTCTGGTGGCGCAGAGCAGTGCTGTTGACAATCCAGGATGCTACGGTAATTGCGTGGATAAATGTAGGAAAACCAAAGGCCTTTTTGGGGTTGCCGCATGTGGCGTTATATGCATAGCTGAATGTGCGTTCGACAGTCCTTCTTTACATAGTGTCCCCAAAAACAGTCACTACTTCTGCAAGGTTGGATGTGCTTCTTCCTTGTGTGCCAGTTTATTGGATCAAGAAAACCCAG ATATTGAGAAAGTGGGCGGCTGTGTAGATTCTTGCTCAGACAGATGCGCCTCGAATACCTTCTTACCACCAAATAAGAATTAG
- the LOC18784007 gene encoding thionin-like protein 2 produces the protein MDKKEVMSLAIIAFLVLGQSNSTRAVENPLCYAQCLTCLYGGPLATLICSGFCAANCMTASPSLRSVPKDNHYFCKLGCASSLCASFITRENPEIAKVGGCADSCSEKCTMMNTLPPN, from the exons ATGGATAAGAAGGAGGTGATGTCTTTAGCGATCATCGCTTTCTTGGTGTTGGGGCAGTCCAACAGTACCAGAGCTGTTGAGAATCCACTGTGTTACGCCCAATGCCTCACTTGTCTCTACGGTGGCCCGTTGGCGACCCTTATATGCAGCGGTTTTTGCGCCGCAAACTGCATGACGGCAAGTCCTTCATTACGCAGTGTCCCAAAAGACAATCACTACTTCTGCAAGCTTGGTTGTGCTTCTTCCTTGTGTGCCAGTTTCATCACTAGAGAAAACCCAG AGATTGCGAAAGTGGGTGGCTGTGCCGATTCTTGCTCAGAGAAATGCACCATGATGAATACCTTACCACCTAATTAG